The following coding sequences lie in one Rhizobium sp. ZPR4 genomic window:
- a CDS encoding sugar ABC transporter ATP-binding protein, translated as MNQRSDTLVSTETTAPFLSLSGIGKTYPGVVALDNFSMDVSPGEVIGLVGENGAGKSTLMKILGGVVKPDHGSIRLDGAEHGAFTVESSIASGIAFVHQELNLFENLDVAANIFLGREPLRGGALKLVDRARLREMVTPLLKRVGANFSPDTPVASLSLAQQQMVEIAKALSINARLVILDEPTSSLPLAETEKLLTVISSLKAEGISVIFISHRLHEVERVADRVIVLRDGTLVGTLPKDAIDHDRMVKLMIGRALAARSVEAARPPGDIALKVAAVRTAAYPTQPVDLDIRFGEILGLAGLVGSGRTELARVLFGIDHSYGGNIALGGQDLKLRSARDAVANGIFLVPEDRKLNGILLDMPISQNISLPNLSAFARRSMVSPERENAVAETQRRQLAIKTPSVSTRTGTLSGGNQQKVVLAKWLAMQPKVLIFDEPTRGIDIGAKSEIYSLMRKLADAGVAILMISSDMEEVIGVSDRIAVMHEGQISGILEKDQFSQENVLLLAVGKALH; from the coding sequence ATGAATCAACGCTCGGATACATTGGTATCGACTGAAACCACCGCGCCCTTTCTCAGCCTTTCGGGAATCGGCAAAACCTATCCGGGCGTGGTAGCGCTCGATAATTTCTCGATGGATGTCAGCCCTGGCGAAGTGATCGGTCTTGTCGGCGAAAACGGTGCCGGCAAATCGACGCTGATGAAAATCCTCGGCGGCGTCGTCAAGCCGGATCACGGCAGCATTCGGCTCGATGGAGCCGAGCACGGTGCCTTCACGGTCGAAAGCAGCATCGCGTCCGGGATTGCCTTTGTCCATCAGGAGCTCAACCTGTTTGAAAATCTCGATGTGGCAGCCAATATTTTCCTCGGCCGCGAACCGCTGCGCGGCGGCGCCCTGAAACTGGTCGACCGTGCCCGACTGCGCGAGATGGTCACCCCGCTTTTGAAGCGGGTCGGCGCCAATTTCTCACCGGATACGCCAGTGGCGTCGCTGTCGCTCGCCCAGCAGCAGATGGTCGAAATCGCCAAGGCGCTCTCCATTAATGCCCGCCTCGTCATTCTCGACGAGCCGACCTCGAGCCTGCCGCTTGCCGAAACAGAAAAGCTGCTGACCGTCATATCCTCGCTGAAGGCCGAAGGCATCAGCGTCATCTTCATTTCGCACCGTCTGCACGAGGTCGAGCGTGTCGCCGACCGCGTCATCGTTCTGCGCGACGGCACGCTTGTCGGCACCTTGCCAAAAGACGCGATCGACCATGATCGCATGGTGAAGCTGATGATCGGCCGAGCATTGGCCGCACGCTCCGTGGAAGCGGCTCGTCCGCCGGGCGATATCGCGCTGAAGGTCGCGGCCGTTCGCACCGCCGCCTATCCGACGCAGCCCGTCGATCTTGACATCCGTTTCGGCGAAATCCTCGGCCTCGCCGGTCTCGTCGGCTCAGGCCGGACGGAGCTTGCCCGCGTCCTCTTCGGGATCGATCATAGCTATGGCGGCAACATCGCCCTCGGCGGACAGGATCTGAAACTGCGATCCGCCAGAGATGCCGTCGCCAACGGTATTTTTCTCGTGCCTGAGGATCGCAAGCTGAACGGCATCCTGCTCGATATGCCGATTTCGCAGAACATATCACTTCCCAACCTCTCGGCCTTTGCGCGTCGCTCCATGGTTTCGCCGGAGCGCGAAAATGCCGTCGCCGAAACGCAGCGCAGGCAGCTCGCCATCAAGACGCCATCGGTCTCAACGCGCACGGGTACGCTTTCGGGCGGCAACCAGCAGAAGGTCGTGCTCGCCAAATGGTTGGCGATGCAGCCGAAGGTGTTGATCTTCGACGAGCCCACCCGCGGCATCGATATCGGCGCAAAAAGCGAAATCTACAGTCTGATGCGCAAGCTCGCAGATGCCGGCGTGGCGATCCTGATGATATCGAGCGACATGGAAGAGGTAATCGGCGTCTCCGACCGAATCGCGGTCATGCACGAAGGCCAGATCTCCGGTATTCTCGAAAAGGATCAGTTCAGTCAGGAAAACGTGCTTTTGCTGGCCGTCGGCAAGGCGTTACACTAA
- a CDS encoding ABC transporter permease, translating to MSKKDLGLLLLIVVVGIVVTIINPRFLLPINLANTSNLIGLFGILSIGQAFVIITGGIELSVGSLVALLGVLFIDFIAVQNMPWAIALPLILVLGGVLGAIHGWLITRLNLQPFVVTLCGLLIYRGAARFYTADGTAGFAFGQNFPTLEFLTAGRFYGVPNTFIALVIIAAVMWIVLHRSVYGRYLYAIGKNEEAAKYSGIRTTKMVTISYIICGVLTALSAIYFAMYTRSISPASHGQFYELYAIAAAVLGGFSLRGGEGSLIGVVLGTILLQELQNLVNLLGIPSSLNFAVMGGVILIGVLIDQQWSAIRAQRRLVSAARQTETRQPAEQPQS from the coding sequence ATGAGTAAGAAAGATCTGGGCCTGCTTCTGTTGATCGTCGTCGTCGGCATTGTCGTGACGATCATCAATCCGCGCTTCCTTCTGCCGATCAACCTCGCCAATACGTCGAACCTTATCGGCCTTTTCGGGATATTGTCGATCGGCCAGGCCTTTGTCATCATCACCGGCGGCATTGAGCTCTCCGTCGGCTCGCTTGTTGCCCTGCTCGGCGTCCTGTTCATCGATTTCATCGCCGTCCAGAACATGCCCTGGGCGATTGCCCTGCCGCTGATCCTGGTCCTCGGCGGCGTGCTGGGAGCGATCCATGGCTGGCTGATTACCCGGCTCAATCTCCAGCCTTTCGTCGTGACACTCTGCGGCCTCTTGATCTATCGGGGTGCGGCGCGCTTCTACACCGCGGACGGCACGGCCGGCTTCGCCTTCGGCCAGAACTTTCCGACCCTGGAATTCCTGACCGCCGGCCGCTTCTACGGCGTGCCGAACACCTTCATCGCGCTCGTGATCATTGCTGCCGTCATGTGGATCGTTCTGCATCGCTCCGTATACGGCCGCTATCTCTACGCCATCGGCAAGAATGAGGAGGCAGCAAAATATTCCGGTATCCGCACCACGAAAATGGTGACGATCTCCTACATCATCTGCGGTGTGCTGACGGCGCTTTCGGCGATCTATTTTGCCATGTACACCCGCTCCATCTCGCCGGCGAGCCACGGGCAGTTCTATGAACTCTATGCGATTGCCGCGGCGGTGCTTGGCGGCTTTTCGCTGCGTGGCGGCGAAGGATCTCTGATCGGCGTGGTGCTGGGCACGATCCTGCTGCAGGAATTGCAGAATCTCGTCAATCTGCTCGGCATCCCCTCCTCGCTCAACTTCGCCGTCATGGGCGGCGTCATCCTGATCGGTGTCTTGATCGACCAGCAATGGAGCGCCATCCGGGCGCAACGGCGCCTGGTGTCGGCTGCACGCCAGACGGAAACGCGCCAGCCTGCCGAACAGCCGCAGTCATGA
- a CDS encoding LysR family transcriptional regulator has translation MDRLTSLAVFGRVVECGGFSAAARRLNMSVTMVGNHVQSLEDRLGARLLNRTTRRISLTETGKYYYERSSQILADLEEADRAAGALSTTPRGTLKLYTSGAIVRFLLPVVNEFMTQYPAISLDFNVGERSIDMVEEGYDLMIRTLPASDSTLVARKLAPWRHMLVCSPEYRDTHSMPKVPADLVEHNCLQYTYYPYGDEWRFEDADGKQVGVKISGNVVSNSAETLRFLLASGQGIFLAPSFIVFDEVAAGRLVRAMPDYRAVEFTISAIYPNRSHLPTKVRLFIDLLAERFVEHRKWMT, from the coding sequence ATGGATCGTTTGACCAGCCTCGCAGTTTTTGGCCGGGTGGTGGAGTGTGGCGGTTTTTCAGCCGCTGCTCGTCGGCTCAACATGTCCGTCACCATGGTGGGCAATCATGTGCAATCGCTGGAAGACCGCCTCGGCGCGCGGCTCCTGAACCGGACGACGCGCCGGATCAGCCTGACGGAAACCGGCAAATATTATTATGAGCGCTCCTCACAGATTCTGGCCGATCTCGAGGAGGCCGATCGGGCCGCCGGCGCACTCAGTACCACGCCGCGAGGCACGCTGAAGCTCTATACCAGCGGCGCCATCGTCCGCTTCCTGCTCCCCGTCGTCAATGAATTCATGACGCAATACCCTGCGATCTCGCTCGATTTCAACGTCGGCGAACGGTCGATCGACATGGTCGAGGAGGGTTACGATCTGATGATCCGAACCCTGCCTGCGTCTGACTCGACACTCGTCGCGCGCAAGCTTGCGCCCTGGCGCCATATGCTCGTCTGCTCGCCCGAATATCGTGACACACATTCCATGCCGAAGGTTCCGGCCGATCTCGTGGAGCATAATTGCCTGCAATATACCTATTACCCTTACGGCGACGAATGGCGTTTCGAAGATGCCGATGGCAAGCAGGTGGGAGTCAAGATCTCCGGCAATGTCGTCTCCAACAGTGCCGAGACGCTGCGCTTTCTCCTGGCAAGCGGGCAGGGTATCTTCCTCGCCCCGAGTTTCATCGTATTCGACGAGGTTGCCGCCGGCCGCCTCGTGCGCGCCATGCCCGACTATCGGGCCGTGGAATTCACGATCAGCGCGATCTATCCGAACCGTAGCCATCTGCCGACGAAAGTACGATTGTTCATCGACCTTTTGGCAGAGCGTTTCGTTGAACACCGCAAGTGGATGACCTGA
- a CDS encoding HlyD family secretion protein has product MVELPRNEAFKNASQADAAPVNEVARSPATEAPLGVAAEAPVAATTPKAGRKLIKRGVLIAALLAGVALGADFGYRYWTVGRFIESTDDAYVKADYTTIAPKVAGYIKDVLVNDNDKVKAGQVLARIDDRDFQAALSQAKADLKAADAAISNIDAQIQLQQSLIGQAKATVDASQASLDYAVSDAARSARLITNGVGTQSRAEETESARKQAAAAVERDQAALVAAQNKVPVLQTQRDQAAAQRDRAAAAVQQAELNLSYTNIVAAVDGTVGARSIRVGQYVTSGTQLMAVVPLHSVYVVANFKETQLTYVRPGQSVEIKVDSFPDVTIKGHVDSLSPASGLEFSLLPPDNATGNFTKIVQRIPVKIVIDDDNLAGLLRSGMSVEPDIDTKAAQTSTAAAQGLSSHAG; this is encoded by the coding sequence ATGGTCGAACTCCCCCGCAACGAAGCGTTCAAGAACGCAAGCCAAGCCGATGCTGCCCCGGTCAACGAGGTGGCCAGGTCCCCCGCTACCGAAGCCCCGCTGGGCGTAGCGGCCGAAGCGCCTGTCGCTGCCACCACGCCCAAGGCAGGCAGAAAGCTCATCAAGCGCGGCGTACTGATCGCTGCGCTGCTGGCCGGCGTCGCTCTTGGCGCCGATTTCGGCTATCGCTACTGGACGGTTGGGCGCTTCATCGAATCCACCGACGATGCCTATGTGAAGGCCGATTACACCACGATCGCCCCGAAGGTCGCCGGCTACATCAAGGATGTGCTTGTCAACGACAATGACAAGGTCAAGGCCGGCCAGGTGCTCGCCCGCATCGATGACCGCGATTTCCAGGCCGCACTTTCCCAGGCAAAGGCGGATCTCAAGGCTGCGGATGCGGCAATTTCCAATATTGATGCCCAGATCCAGCTGCAGCAGTCGTTGATCGGGCAGGCCAAGGCAACAGTCGACGCGTCGCAAGCCTCTCTGGATTACGCTGTGTCGGATGCCGCACGTTCGGCTCGTCTGATTACCAACGGCGTCGGCACGCAATCGCGTGCCGAGGAGACGGAATCGGCCAGAAAGCAGGCTGCCGCCGCTGTCGAGCGCGATCAGGCCGCACTCGTCGCTGCTCAAAACAAGGTACCGGTGCTGCAGACCCAGCGAGATCAGGCCGCCGCTCAGCGTGATCGCGCCGCTGCCGCCGTTCAGCAGGCTGAGCTCAACCTTTCCTATACCAACATCGTCGCCGCGGTTGACGGCACCGTCGGCGCCCGTTCGATCCGCGTCGGGCAGTATGTGACGTCGGGCACGCAGTTGATGGCTGTCGTGCCGCTGCATTCGGTCTATGTCGTCGCGAACTTCAAGGAAACGCAATTGACCTATGTGCGTCCCGGCCAATCGGTCGAGATCAAGGTCGATAGCTTCCCCGACGTCACCATCAAGGGCCATGTCGACAGTCTCTCGCCGGCAAGCGGGCTGGAATTCTCGCTGCTGCCGCCTGACAACGCCACCGGCAACTTCACCAAGATCGTCCAACGCATCCCTGTGAAGATCGTGATCGACGACGATAATCTGGCCGGGCTGCTGCGCTCGGGCATGTCGGTGGAACCGGACATCGACACCAAGGCTGCCCAAACCTCGACGGCCGCTGCGCAAGGATTATCCAGCCACGCTGGATGA
- a CDS encoding MDR family MFS transporter: protein MATLQIAANNNSAASAGTASAAIARPAMSPLRIWTAVVGSTLGAFMAVLNIQIVNASLADIQGAIGAGTDDGGWISTSYLIAEIVVIPLSAWLARVFSVRIYLLTNAVLFLLFSVGCAFAANLQQMIVLRAIQGFSGGVLIPMAFTIIITLLPKPKQPIGLALFALSATFAPAIGPTIGGYLTENWGWEYIFYVNLVPGILMVGMLWASLDRAPMNLSLLAKGDWPGIITMAVGLAALQTVLEEGNKDDWFGSPFIVRLSVIAAVSLTLFLIIELRAAHPLLNLRLLVRRNFGFGIVANFLLGIALYGSVFILPIYLTRIQGYNSEQIGMVLAWTGIPQLILIPLVPRLMKRVDARLLIVVGFALFAASNFMNVHMTGDYASDQLFWPNIVRAIGQALAFTPLTAIATAGIEQENAGSASALFNMMRNLGGAVGIAALQTFLTKREQFHSNILTNSVSVFEEATRARIASLTSYFMSHGVSDQALATHKAIVAIASDLRTQANILAFSDTFYLLGVALIIALIASLLLKKPGHLSGGAAH, encoded by the coding sequence ATGGCCACTCTTCAGATCGCCGCCAACAACAATTCAGCCGCATCCGCGGGCACAGCAAGCGCTGCCATTGCACGGCCTGCCATGAGCCCGCTGCGCATCTGGACAGCCGTCGTCGGCTCGACGCTCGGCGCCTTCATGGCTGTCCTCAACATCCAGATCGTCAATGCATCGCTTGCCGACATCCAGGGCGCGATCGGTGCGGGAACGGACGACGGCGGCTGGATCTCGACCTCCTATCTGATCGCCGAGATCGTCGTCATCCCCCTCAGCGCTTGGCTCGCCCGCGTCTTTTCGGTTCGCATCTATCTGCTGACCAACGCGGTGCTTTTCCTTCTCTTCTCCGTCGGCTGCGCCTTTGCCGCCAATTTGCAGCAGATGATCGTGCTTCGCGCCATACAGGGCTTTTCCGGCGGCGTGCTGATTCCGATGGCCTTCACCATCATCATCACGCTGCTGCCTAAACCCAAGCAGCCGATCGGCCTCGCGCTCTTTGCCCTTTCGGCAACCTTCGCGCCGGCGATCGGCCCGACCATCGGCGGCTACCTTACGGAAAACTGGGGTTGGGAATATATCTTCTACGTCAATCTCGTGCCCGGCATTCTTATGGTCGGCATGCTCTGGGCCTCGCTCGACCGCGCACCGATGAACCTTTCGTTGCTCGCCAAAGGTGACTGGCCGGGCATCATCACCATGGCGGTCGGCCTCGCCGCGCTGCAGACCGTGCTTGAGGAAGGCAACAAGGACGACTGGTTCGGTTCCCCCTTCATCGTCCGTCTTTCCGTTATTGCCGCGGTCTCGTTGACGCTCTTTCTCATCATCGAGCTTCGCGCCGCCCATCCGCTCCTCAATCTGCGTCTACTGGTGCGCCGCAATTTTGGCTTCGGCATCGTCGCCAACTTCCTGCTCGGCATCGCGCTCTATGGCTCTGTCTTCATCCTGCCGATCTACCTGACGCGCATCCAGGGCTATAATTCCGAGCAGATCGGCATGGTGCTTGCCTGGACCGGTATTCCACAGTTGATCCTGATTCCGCTGGTGCCGCGGCTGATGAAGCGTGTCGATGCCCGTCTGCTGATCGTCGTCGGCTTCGCGCTCTTTGCTGCCTCGAACTTCATGAATGTCCACATGACAGGCGATTATGCCAGCGACCAGCTCTTCTGGCCGAACATCGTGCGTGCCATCGGTCAGGCGCTGGCCTTCACGCCGCTGACCGCGATTGCAACGGCCGGGATCGAACAGGAAAATGCCGGCTCCGCCTCGGCGCTCTTCAACATGATGCGCAATCTCGGCGGTGCGGTCGGCATTGCGGCGCTGCAAACCTTCCTCACCAAGCGCGAGCAGTTCCACTCGAACATTCTCACCAATTCCGTTTCCGTGTTCGAAGAAGCGACCCGTGCGCGTATTGCCAGCCTCACCAGCTACTTCATGAGTCATGGAGTGAGCGATCAGGCGCTTGCCACGCACAAGGCGATCGTCGCCATCGCTTCCGATCTGCGCACGCAGGCCAATATCCTGGCCTTCAGCGACACCTTCTATCTGCTCGGCGTCGCGCTGATCATCGCCCTCATCGCCAGCCTGCTTCTGAAGAAACCCGGTCACCTCTCGGGCGGTGCGGCACACTGA
- a CDS encoding adenylate/guanylate cyclase domain-containing protein, with the protein MTLLHDMPKTAIINSRASRSSINTAATLSLIEWLTGDECHALDEAGLVAGLGRRLQALGLPVDRLTLHLTTLHPEFIGRTFAWAPGEPVEIHDREHGSRLALANTPLMKAQEMREPLVVGPGESPYGRWQHIDIFSGRGLVQLIVAPLCNADGPISSAVFATRRPGGFTSGEHDLIERILPALRNTCELRVLRQCELSLLDTYIGPMTASRILAGHIRRGEIESMETALLLCDLRGFTELSNRLPGGTVLGLLNAYFDKVVPAITREGGEVLKFMGDAVLAFFPGVDAAGACNAALTAAKTILDEIGGFEYDGIRVKAGIALHYGEVSYGNVGSGNRLDFTLIGPDVNIVSRIQNICSESGEALLMSGPFQQKADILDAKSIGRQQLKGFARAMELFAIAC; encoded by the coding sequence ATGACCTTGCTTCACGACATGCCAAAAACCGCAATCATCAATTCCAGGGCAAGCCGCAGCAGCATCAACACCGCGGCTACCCTGAGCCTGATCGAATGGCTGACGGGCGACGAATGCCATGCGCTCGATGAGGCCGGCCTCGTCGCCGGGCTCGGCCGCCGCCTGCAGGCCCTTGGGCTTCCCGTCGATCGATTGACGCTGCACCTGACGACGCTGCATCCCGAATTCATCGGCCGCACCTTCGCCTGGGCGCCCGGCGAGCCGGTCGAGATCCACGATCGCGAACATGGCTCGCGTCTCGCGCTTGCCAATACACCGCTTATGAAGGCACAGGAGATGCGCGAGCCGCTCGTCGTCGGCCCAGGCGAGAGCCCCTATGGGCGCTGGCAGCATATCGACATATTCTCCGGCCGAGGGCTGGTTCAACTGATCGTGGCGCCGCTTTGCAACGCCGACGGACCGATCAGCAGCGCTGTCTTCGCCACGCGGCGGCCAGGCGGCTTCACATCCGGCGAGCATGACCTGATCGAGCGCATCCTGCCGGCATTGCGCAATACCTGCGAGCTACGCGTCCTCAGACAATGCGAACTCAGCCTTCTCGACACCTATATCGGCCCGATGACGGCAAGCCGCATCCTTGCTGGACACATCCGTCGCGGGGAAATCGAATCGATGGAGACAGCACTTCTGCTGTGCGACCTGCGCGGCTTCACCGAGCTTTCCAATCGGCTGCCCGGCGGCACCGTGCTCGGGCTCCTGAACGCTTATTTCGACAAGGTGGTACCGGCAATTACCCGTGAGGGCGGAGAAGTACTGAAATTCATGGGCGATGCGGTGCTGGCATTCTTTCCAGGCGTCGATGCCGCCGGAGCCTGCAATGCCGCGCTGACCGCGGCAAAGACAATCCTCGATGAAATAGGCGGCTTCGAATATGACGGTATCCGCGTCAAGGCCGGCATTGCGCTGCACTATGGTGAGGTGAGCTACGGTAATGTCGGCTCCGGCAACCGCCTGGACTTCACCTTGATCGGCCCTGACGTCAATATCGTCAGCCGTATCCAGAATATCTGCAGCGAAAGCGGCGAAGCGCTCCTGATGTCCGGCCCATTCCAGCAAAAGGCCGATATCCTCGATGCAAAGTCGATTGGGCGACAGCAGCTGAAGGGCTTTGCCAGGGCGATGGAGTTGTTTGCGATCGCATGTTGA
- a CDS encoding porin, whose amino-acid sequence MNIKSLLLGSAAALAAVSGAHAADAIVAAEPEPLEYVRICDAYGAGYFFIPGTETCLKVGGMVRTEGKWYDAYNANSHNGTLWHTRAQLSLDTATDTEYGPLKTNTVIRWDWQEGNSTSTKLLWANISLGGFLVGKADSQFNYYTGYAGDVINDDVIYDGPYELNQLTYNYDAGNGFTAVISLEDSNSSGSGAGYGASWASDDKANHYAPDVVAGAGFKSGAWGFKVVGGYDSIKSEGAIKARVDADFGVFSAFLMGGWNTDGDNLNKYAGTNLARSSCPANDASKCGWGDWAVWGGVGVPINEKLKWNLQLAYTDSKIFAATTNLKFNPVKNLLIEPEVSYTNFDSVNQDQWAGILRFQRSF is encoded by the coding sequence ATGAACATCAAGAGCCTTCTTCTCGGCTCCGCTGCTGCGCTGGCAGCAGTTTCCGGTGCTCATGCTGCTGACGCGATCGTCGCTGCTGAGCCGGAGCCGCTGGAATACGTCCGCATCTGCGACGCATACGGTGCAGGCTACTTCTTCATTCCCGGTACCGAAACCTGCCTCAAGGTCGGCGGCATGGTCCGTACCGAAGGCAAGTGGTACGACGCCTACAATGCCAACAGCCATAACGGCACGCTCTGGCACACCCGCGCTCAGCTGAGCCTCGACACTGCGACCGACACCGAATACGGCCCGCTGAAGACCAACACGGTCATCCGTTGGGACTGGCAGGAGGGCAACAGCACCAGCACCAAGCTGCTCTGGGCCAACATCAGCCTCGGTGGCTTCCTCGTCGGTAAGGCCGATTCGCAGTTCAACTACTACACGGGTTATGCCGGCGACGTCATCAACGACGACGTGATCTATGACGGTCCGTACGAACTCAACCAGTTGACCTACAACTACGACGCAGGCAACGGCTTCACCGCTGTTATCTCGCTCGAAGACTCGAACTCCAGCGGCTCGGGTGCTGGCTACGGCGCAAGCTGGGCATCGGACGACAAGGCTAACCACTACGCTCCTGACGTTGTTGCCGGTGCTGGCTTCAAGTCTGGCGCATGGGGCTTCAAGGTCGTCGGCGGTTACGACTCGATCAAGTCGGAAGGCGCCATCAAGGCTCGCGTCGATGCTGACTTCGGCGTCTTCTCGGCCTTCTTGATGGGCGGCTGGAACACCGATGGCGACAACCTGAACAAGTATGCCGGCACCAACCTGGCACGCTCTTCTTGCCCGGCTAACGATGCATCGAAGTGCGGTTGGGGCGACTGGGCAGTTTGGGGCGGCGTTGGCGTTCCGATCAACGAAAAGCTGAAGTGGAACCTCCAGCTCGCCTACACCGACTCGAAGATCTTCGCAGCGACCACGAACCTCAAGTTCAACCCGGTCAAGAACCTGCTCATCGAGCCGGAAGTCTCCTACACCAACTTCGATTCTGTGAACCAGGATCAGTGGGCTGGTATCCTGCGCTTCCAGCGTAGCTTCTAA
- a CDS encoding acetyl-CoA hydrolase/transferase C-terminal domain-containing protein, producing the protein MAANHQMQYRERVRSAHEAVALIPSGAKIAMPIAAGQPPAILAALAERARARAVDNIRLYYLLCTGVAGSSVLDFDLRDRITPMSYFHGAVDRALDKRRMVEMLPAGDLVPCHFSQVPRSLVEHVGVDTLIATVSPMDADGNFSLGASTDYSLAVARKPGARLILEVNPSMPYVRGNCMIPVSSVTALVENDASLPALAAAPRSEVDDTIGAIVAGLVDDGDCLQMGIGALPDAVCAGLSQHRHVGIHTEMMTSGLAALVRAGVVDNSRKQIHVGRTIFTFALGDKPLYDFLNDNPDVEAHPVDYVNNAFVIAQNDRMVSVNATLQIDLNGACNSEFVNGRQFSGTGGQVDFVRGAYGSRGGRSIIACHATAAKGTLSRIVPTLTGPVTTSRNDIHIVVTEYGWANLKGKSVAERAKAMIALAHPDFREELDRAAHQAGLYAPD; encoded by the coding sequence ATGGCCGCTAATCATCAGATGCAATATCGCGAACGCGTGCGCTCTGCCCATGAGGCCGTTGCCTTGATACCATCCGGCGCGAAGATCGCCATGCCGATCGCTGCGGGCCAACCGCCTGCAATCCTTGCGGCATTGGCCGAACGTGCGCGGGCCAGGGCGGTGGACAACATCCGGCTCTACTACCTGCTCTGCACGGGCGTCGCTGGCTCCAGCGTGCTCGACTTCGACTTGCGCGACCGCATCACTCCCATGAGTTATTTTCATGGAGCGGTGGATCGTGCCCTCGATAAGAGGCGAATGGTTGAGATGCTGCCTGCAGGCGACCTCGTGCCGTGCCATTTTAGCCAGGTGCCGCGCTCGCTGGTCGAGCATGTCGGGGTCGATACCCTGATCGCAACGGTCTCGCCCATGGATGCGGACGGGAATTTCAGCCTTGGCGCCAGTACCGATTATTCCCTGGCAGTTGCCCGCAAGCCCGGCGCCCGACTGATCCTCGAAGTCAATCCGAGCATGCCCTATGTGCGCGGCAATTGCATGATCCCGGTGTCGAGTGTCACGGCGCTTGTCGAGAACGACGCAAGCTTGCCGGCGCTCGCTGCCGCACCTCGCTCAGAAGTCGACGATACCATCGGCGCCATCGTCGCGGGGCTTGTGGATGATGGTGATTGCCTGCAGATGGGCATCGGCGCATTGCCCGATGCCGTTTGTGCCGGCCTCTCCCAGCATCGACATGTCGGCATCCATACGGAAATGATGACCTCCGGACTTGCCGCTCTGGTCAGGGCGGGCGTCGTCGACAATAGCCGCAAGCAGATACATGTCGGGCGAACCATCTTTACCTTCGCATTGGGAGACAAGCCGCTTTACGATTTCCTGAACGACAATCCCGATGTCGAAGCGCATCCTGTGGACTATGTGAACAATGCGTTCGTCATCGCACAGAATGACCGCATGGTATCGGTCAATGCGACGCTGCAGATCGATCTTAATGGCGCGTGCAATTCCGAATTCGTCAATGGAAGGCAGTTCAGCGGTACCGGCGGTCAGGTGGATTTCGTCCGCGGCGCCTACGGCTCACGGGGCGGCCGCTCGATCATCGCCTGTCATGCGACGGCGGCCAAGGGAACGCTTTCGCGTATCGTTCCGACGCTGACAGGTCCGGTGACGACGTCGCGCAACGATATCCATATCGTCGTGACGGAATATGGCTGGGCCAATCTCAAGGGCAAATCGGTGGCAGAGCGGGCAAAGGCGATGATTGCGCTTGCCCATCCCGATTTCCGGGAGGAGCTGGATCGGGCCGCCCATCAGGCGGGATTGTACGCGCCGGATTGA